In the Larimichthys crocea isolate SSNF chromosome XXI, L_crocea_2.0, whole genome shotgun sequence genome, one interval contains:
- the pnp6 gene encoding purine nucleoside phosphorylase 6: MDAASSSQCSYEQYKKTADWLLDHTEQRPKVAIICGSGLGGLADLMTDKEVFQYKDIPSFPISTVQGHAGQLVFGKLQGRECVCMQGRFHFYEGYNIQTVTYPVRVFFLLGVETLIVTNAAGGLNGGFDVGDIMLIKDHINMPGFAGQNPLCGHNDDRFGVRFPCMSDAYDRDLMALARETAKEQSCDSFLQEGVYCMLAGPTYETIAECRLLQKLGADAVGMSTVPEVVVARHCGLRVLGLSLITNKVVTDYDSKDKANHEEVLRTTKRRTQDLQKLVSNLITKI; the protein is encoded by the exons TTATGAGCAGTATAAGAAGACAGCAGACTGGCTGCTTGACCACACAGAGCAGCGTCCTAAAGTGGCCATAATCTGTGGTTCAGGCCTCGGCGGTCTGGCTGACCTGATGACTGACAAGGAAGTGTTCCAGTATAAAGATATTCCAAGTTTTCCCATCAGCACTG TGCAGGGCCATGCCGGTCAGCTGGTGTTCGGGAAGCTGCAGGGCCGTGAGTGCGTCTGCATGCAGGGGAGATTCCACTTCTACGAGGGCTACAACATACAAACA GTGACGTACCCGGTGCGAGTCTTCTTCCTGCTAGGCGTGGAGACTCTGATTGTGACAAATGCAGCGGGGGGACTGAACGGCGGCTTCGACGTGGGAGACATCATGCTCATTAAGGATCACATCAACATGCCAGGTTTCGCGGGGCAGAACCCGCTCTGTGGGCACAATGATGACAG GTTTGGAGTGCGTTTCCCTTGCATGTCGGATGCGTACGATCGTGACTTGATGGCTCTGGCCAGGGAAACAGCAAAGGAGCAGAGCTGCGACAGCTTCCTGCAGGAAGGGGTTTACTGCATGCTGGCTGGACCGACATATGAGACCATTGCAGAGTGCAGACTCCTGCAGAAGCTGGGGGCTGATGCCGTTG GTATGAGTACGGTCCCAGAGGTGGTGGTGGCTCGTCACTGTGGCTTGCGTGTCTTGGGCCTGTCTCTCATCACCAACAAGGTCGTGACAGATTACGACAGCAAGGATAAGGCAAACCACGAGGAGGTGCTGAGGACCACCAAGCGCCGAACCCAGGACCTCCAGAAGCTCGTCAGTAACCTCATCACCAAGATCTAA